In one Culex quinquefasciatus strain JHB chromosome 2, VPISU_Cqui_1.0_pri_paternal, whole genome shotgun sequence genomic region, the following are encoded:
- the LOC6035872 gene encoding ornithine aminotransferase, mitochondrial, with amino-acid sequence MIKNSTEVVQLLRQINKRQLANLTGQTMCRSANFTRNRLASTMAGGQNAKMSTAAKPEYAVDQIALKSSQGAPTQAVFDREDKFGAHNYKPIPVALARGEGVFVWDVEGKRYYDFLSAYSAVSQGHCHPRIVQALTDQAKTLALTSRAFYSNVLGEYEEFVTKLFGYDKVLPMNTGNEGGETACKIARQWGYKVKKIPENQAKIIFAEGNYWGGTLAAISISSEPSAFKGFGPYMRGFDAIPYNDTAALEKALQDPNVCAFFVEPIQGEAGVVVPDEGYLTKVRELCTKYNVLFIADEVQTGLARTGKMLCIDHEGVRPDMVILGKALSGGFYPVSAILANDPVMLCLERGTHGSTYGGNPLGCKVAMTALQVLIDEKLAENADRMGKKLRASLADLPKDVVSVVRGKGLLNAIVINPKYDAWEVCLRLRNNGLLAKSTHGDIIRFAPPLTITEEQMDECLRIIKGTIMSFAQGL; translated from the exons ATGATCAAGAATAGCACCGAAGTGGTCCAGCTGCTGAGGCAGATCAACAAACGCCAGCTGGCGAACCTCACCGGCCAGACGATGTGCCGGTCCGCAAACTTTACCCGGAACCGGTTGGCCTCGACGATGGCCGGTGGACAAaatg CCAAGATGTCGACCGCTGCCAAGCCGGAATACGCGGTGGACCAGATCGCGCTCAAGAGCAGTCAGGGTGCACCGACGCAGGCCGTGTTCGATCGGGAGGACAAGTTCGGAGCGCACAACTACAAGCCGATTCCGGTGGCGTTGGCACGTGGCGAGGGAGTGTTCGTGTGGGACGTAGAGGGCAAGCGGTATTACGACTTCCTGAGCGCGTACTCGGCGGTTAGTCAGGGCCACTGCCATCCGAGGATCGTCCAGGCGCTGACGGATCAGGCCAAGACACTGGCGCTGACCTCGAGGGCGTTCTACTCGAATGTGCTGGGCGAGTACGAGGAGTTCGTGACGAAGCTGTTCGGATATGACAAGGTGTTGCCCATGAACACCGGGAATGAGGGCGGTGAGACGGCCTGTAAGATTGCTCGCCAGTGGGGCTACAAGGTGAAGAAGATTCCGGAGAATCAGGCCAAGATCATCTTCGCCGAGGGTAATTACTGGGGTGGCACCCTGGCAGCCATTTCGATCTCGAGCGAACCGAGTGCATTCAAGGGATTCGGGCCGTACATGCGTGGATTCGATGCGATTCCGTACAACGACACAGCCGCGCTGGAGAAGGCCCTCCAGGATCCGAACGTGTGCGCCTTCTTCGTGGAACCGATCCAGGGTGAAGCCGGAGTGGTCGTCCCGGACGAGGGATACCTGACCAAGGTCCGCGAGCTGTGCACCAAGTACAACGTCCTGTTCATCGCCGACGAGGTCCAGACCGGACTCGCTCGAACCGGTAAAATGCTGTGCATCGACCACGAAGGCGTCCGACCCGACATGGTCATCCTCGGAAAAGCCCTCTCCGGTGGATTCTACCCCGTCTCAGCCATTCTCGCGAACGACCCCGTCATGTTGTGCCTCGAACGCGGCACTCACGGATCAACCTACGGCGGAAACCCGCTCGGCTGCAAGGTCGCCATGACCGCGCTCCAAGTCCTAATCGACGAAAAGCTCGCCGAAAACGCAGACCGCATGGGCAAGAAGCTGCGCGCATCGCTGGCCGATCTGCCCAAGGACGTCGTGTCGGTTGTTCGCGGCAAAGGTCTCCTCAACGCGATCGTGATCAATCCCAAGTATGACGCGTGGGAAGTGTGTCTCCGGTTAAGGAACAACGGACTGCTGGCCAAGTCGACCCACGGAGATATTATCCGGTTTGCGCCGCCGCTCACGATCACCGAGGAGCAGATGGACGAGTGTCTGCGGATCATCAAGGGAACGATCATGTCGTTTGCGCAGGGATTGTAA
- the LOC119765935 gene encoding uncharacterized protein LOC119765935, with product MKAKTATQLMGSLPSVRTNPARPFVHCGVDFAGPILVRTSNLRTAKTVKGYVAVFVCLATKAVHLEAVSDLSTSAFLAALKRMFARRGISSEIWSDHGTNFVGADRHIREHLQSPEFNRAVNQYLSDLKVKWTFITPSAPHMGGIWEAAVKSMKKHLRVVLGNTALTYEDLSTVLTQIEACLNSRPLCQLSASPDSYEALTPGHFIINQPLNLLPEPDVSHIKEGRLDKWQRIQRHVDEIWARWRDEYVATLQPRNKWQTVQQNLDPGQLVLIKNENTPPAAWELARIVAAHPDPYGVVRNVTVRRGEKEYQRPVHKLVPLPMD from the coding sequence ATGAAGGCGAAAACCGCGACGCAGCTGATGGGAAGCCTGCCTTCCGTGCGGACGAACCCGGCTCGTCCTTTCGTGCACTGCGGTGTGGACTTCGCGGGTCCAATCCTCGTCCGCACCTCCAACCTTCGGACGGCCAAGACAGTGAAGGGCTACGTCGCTGTCTTCGTTTGCCTCGCGACCAAGGCAGTACACCTAGAAGCCGTCTCCGACCTGTCCACGAGCGCGTTCCTGGCCGCCCTCAAGCGCATGTTCGCCCGTCGTGGGATAAGCAGCGAGATCTGGTCCGACCACGGAACCAACTTCGTGGGCGCGGACCGACACATCCGAGAGCACCTGCAGTCACCTGAGTTCAACCGAGCTGTCAACCAGTACCTGTCGGATCTCAAGGTGAAGTGGACGTTCATCACTCCATCCGCCCCCCACATGGGAGGAATCTGGGAAGCGGCGGTGAAGAGCATGAAGAAGCACCTCCGAGTGGTGCTCGGGAACACGGCGCTGACGTACGAGGACCTTTCGACCGTCTTGACGCAGATCGAGGCGTGCTTGAACTCGCGCCCCTTGTGCCAGCTCTCTGCGTCGCCCGACTCGTACGAGGCCCTCACGCCGGGCCACTTTATCATCAACCAGCCGCTCAACCTGCTGCCGGAACCGGACGTCAGCCACATCAAAGAAGGCCGTCTGGACAAGTGGCAACGGATTCAGCGCCACGTCGACGAGATCTGGGCACGCTGGCGTGACGAGTACGTGGCCACCCTCCAACCGCGGAACAAGTGGCAAACGGTGCAGCAGAATCTGGATCCGGGACAGCTGGTCCTGATCAAGAACGAGAACACGCCACCTGCGGCCTGGGAGCTCGCAAGGATCGTCGCAGCACATCCGGACCCGTACGGCGTCGTTCGCAACGTCACCGTGCGCAGAGGAGAGAAGGAGTATCAGCGGCCGGTGCACAAGCTGGTCCCGCTTCCGATGGATTGA
- the LOC119765936 gene encoding uncharacterized protein LOC119765936 — protein MKLLLEAQAQTQSTMSQLASQVGTNARSRPNEDSHSSGALVPLEVRLPSFSLPTFIDEQMQLASVHESTEKEQERREDQRKTAPSTKAIQSFHANTQPTCPKCSEAHTIYQCASFRELPASDRRELVERAKLCFNCLKSTHGVKSCTSGSCRNCKQKHHTLLCTGGASSCSDSGQPRDQPAAEKKQPPTKVDTTKQADSVASYVTDLRTSRSVNFMSLLPTAVVKVMGRNNVFHEVRAMVDSACMNSLISKQAFERLGLERRNASILVSGITDGKPSKTTGAVTLQIASRFDDRVVIVVDALILNNLVPDQPSQQFNVDTNALAEAPLADPSFNQRGKIDLLLGIEVFFSILEPGKLFDGRGAPIAQNSIFGYLVGGQFDTSHAAEGRAVLGLTTTMNLDQTLRKFWEVEEVPKAMQYTPDEQRAAEHFHSTLSRNEAGRYVVRLPFDSAKPQLGESATAAIRRFKAMERKFSLDSELQQNYKQFMTEYLALGHMEKVPPCEVAVTPEKSFYLPHHGVWKVDSKTTKLRVVFDASSKTASGVSLNDRLLVGPNVNEPLFNVFTRWRTYKFAFCADVEKMYRQVLVAREDADYQRIVWRESPEQPLEHYRLLTVTYGTASAAYQAMAALRQVAEDNKEQHPLAAERFPLNFYVDDLLSGADSIGDAKNLRNEITHVLESGGFVLRKWSSNDPQLLECGAEQDESIPFKLPQEEDAVKALGIKWTPQEDAFSFDLNFDIDSANTKRQLLSDSSNLHPGRVDCAEGIATPPQTNSDQALDSTLWRKLQLHGFCDASEAAYAAVIYARTVAEDGTVEINLVVAKTRVAPIQQISLPRLELLAAELLVDLMVKVLESFTHLEVELVAWSDSQIVLHWLSSLPRKWKTFVANRTSKILQFLPRKHWLHVSSKNNPADCAWLKEIKDYWRIEPLGEVEEDELLEMRTTITCLFASAVPPPWCDHETLTFLLNRYSDLAHIRRILCWINRLRLNSLARRTNAPKLEGPLTPMEINDACLQLARAAQHDSFQTEIDCLVKNAPLPGNSKLKALFPFVDADGTLRVGGRLQNSNQPYDVRHPVIIPKSTGTRTCCCQKSTFATCTQGQL, from the exons ATGAAGCTGCTGCTCGAAGCACAGGCCCAGACCCAGAGCACCATGTCGCAACTGGCTAGCCAAGTTGGCACGAACGCACGTTCCCGTCCTAACGAAGATTCTCACAGTTCCGGAGCCCTAGTTCCGCTCGAGGTGCGCCTGCCGTCCTTCTCACTGCCGACGTTCATAGACGAGCAGATGCAGTTGGCGTCCGTTCACGAAAGCACGGAGAAGGAGCAGGAACGGAGGGAGGATCAACGAAAGACCGCTCCGTCAACCAAGGCGATCCAGAGTTTCCACGCGAACACCCAGCCAACCTGCCCAAAGTGCTCCGAAGCTCACACCATCTACCAGTGTGCCAGCTTCAGGGAGCTGCCAGCAAGCGATCGACGAGAGTTGGTGGAGCGAGCCAAGCTCTGCTTCAATTGCCTCAAGTCGACCCACGGAGTGAAAAGCTGCACGTCAGGATCGTGCAGGAACTGCAAACAGAAGCACCACACGCTGCTCTGCACGGGTGGTGCCAGCTCGTGCTCGGACTCCGGCCAGCCCCGCGACCAACCAGCAGCTGAAAAGAAGCAGCCACCTACGAAGGTGGACACGACGAAGCAAGCGGATTCGGTGGCATCTTATGTCACGGATCTCCGGACCAGCCGTTCAGTGAACTTCATGAGCTTGCTGCCTACGGCTGTCGTCAAAGTGATGGGGAGAAACAACGTCTTCCACGAAGTGCGGGCAATGGTCGACTCTGCCTGCATGAACTCGCTGATCAGCAAACAAGCCTTCGAACGTCTTGGCCTGGAACGGCGCAACGCCAGCATTCTCGTGAGCGGCATCACCGACGGGAAGCCCAGCAAGACAACCGGAGCAGTGACGCTGCAGATCGCATCGCGATTCGACGACCGTGTCGTCATCGTGGTGGATGCACTCATCCTGAACAACCTGGTTCCGGATCAGCCGAGTCAGCAGTTCAACGTCGACACGAATGCCTTGGCCGAGGCGCCGCTCGCAGACCCGAGCTTCAACCAGCGTGGAAAGATCGACCTCTTGCTGGGAATCGAGGTCTTCTTCTCCATTCTTGAACCGGGCAAGCTGTTCGACGGTCGAGGTGCGCCCATCGCACAGAACTCCATCTTCGGCTACCTGGTCGGTGGCCAGTTCGACACATCGCATGCCGCCGAGGGCCGTGCGGTTTTGGGGCTCACAACTACAATGAACCTGGACCAGACTCTACGGAAGTTCTGGGAAGTGGAGGAGGTGCCCAAAGCCATGCAGTACACTCCGGACGAGCAGCGCGCTGCCGAGCATTTCCACTCCACACTCTCTCGCAACGAAGCTGGGCGATACGTGGTTCGCCTTCCCTTCGACAGTGCCAAGCCGCAGCTCGGCGAATCGGCTACCGCTGCCATCCGGCGGTTCAAGGCCATGGAACGAAAGTTTAGCCTCGACAGTGAGCTACAACAGAACTACAAGCAGTTCATGACCGAGTACCTGGCGCTCGGGCATATGGAGAAGGTGCCGCCTTGCGAGGTGGCAGTTACACCGGAGAAATCGTTCTACCTCCCACATCACGGCGTGTGGAAGGTGGACAGCAAGACGACGAAACTCCGCGTCGTGTTCGACGCCTCGAGCAAGACTGCCTCCGGGGTGTCCCTGAACGACCGCCTGCTAGTGGGGCCGAACGTGAACGAGCCACTCTTCAACGTGTTCACCCGCTGGCGCACCTACAAGTTTGCCTTTTGCGCCGACGTCGAGAAAATGTATCGGCAAGTGCTCGTCGCCAGAGAAGATGCCGATTACCAGCGAATCGTGTGGCGTGAAAGTCCGGAGCAACCTCTGGAACACTACCGCTTGCTGACCGTCACCTATGGAACAGCGAGTGCGGCGTACCAAGCCATGGCGGCCTTGCGGCAGGTCGCTGAGGACAACAAGGAGCAGCACCCGCTGGCAGCCGAGCGGTTCCCCCTGAACTTCTACGTCGACGATCTGCTCTCCGGAGCAGACTCGATCGGCGACGCCAAGAACCTGCGCAACGAAATCACCCACGTCCTGGAGAGTGGTGGTTTTGTCCTGCGAAAGTGGAGCTCGAACGATCCGCAGCTACTGGAGTGCGGTGCAGAACAAGACGAGTCCATTCCGTTCAAGCTACCCCAAGAAGAAGACGCCGTGAAGGCCCTGGGAATCAAGTGGACCCCTCAGGAGGACGCGTTCAGCTTCGACCTCAACTTCGACATTGACAGTGCCAACACCAAGCGCCAGCTACTGTCCGACTCGTCGAA CCTTCATCCTGGGAGAGTGGATTGCGCTGAAGGAATCGCTACACCACCTCAGACGAATTCGGATCAAGCGCTGGATTCCACACTCTGGAGGAAGCTGCAACTCCACGGGTTCTGCGACGCCTCCGAGGCTGCGTACGCAGCTGTGATCTACGCCCGCACGGTCGCCGAAGACGGCACAGTCGAAATCAACCTCGTCGTCGCCAAAACCAGAGTCGCACCCATTCAACAAATCTCCCTGCCACGCCTGGAGCTGCTGGCGGCCGAGTTGCTGGTGGACCTGATGGTGAAGGTGCTGGAATCGTTCACGCACTTGGAGGTCGAGCTAGTGGCGTGGAGCGACTCGCAGATCGTGCTACACTGGCTCTCGTCGCTGCCAAGGAAGTGGAAAACGTTTGTGGCCAACCGCACGTCCAAGATTCTGCAGTTTCTGCCGCGCAAGCACTGGCTCCACGTGTCGTCCAAGAACAACCCGGCCGACTGCGC CTGGCTGAAAGAGATCAAGGATTACTGGCGCATTGAACCACTGGGCGAGGTCGAAGAGGATGAGCTGCTGGAGATGCGGACTACGATCACCTGCCTGTTCGCGAGCGCCGTGCCGCCGCCCTGGTGCGACCACGAAACGCTGACTTTCCTGCTCAACCGCTACTCGGATCTGGCTCACATTCGGCGCATCTTGTGCTGGATCAACCGTCTGCGGCTCAACTCTCTGGCTCGTCGCACCAACGCGCCCAAGCTGGAAGGACCGCTGACGCCGATGGAGATCAACGACGCTTGCTTGCAACTGGCGCGAGCGGCTCAACACGACAGCTTCCAGACGGAAATCGATTGCCTGGTCAAGAACGCACCGCTTCCAGGCAACAGCAAGCTCAAGGCTTTGTTTCCGTTCGTCGACGCAGATGGCACTCTGCGGGTTGGTGGCCGACTCCAGAACTCCAACCAGCCGTACGACGTGCGCCATCCTGTGATCATCCCAAAGAGCACCGGTACACGAACCTGCTGCTGTCAGAAGTCCACCTTCGCAACCTGCACGCAGGGCCAACTCTGA
- the LOC6035873 gene encoding ornithine aminotransferase, mitochondrial isoform X1, which translates to MIKNVDKVQLLRQFNKLLAASKAGAGARGRPVAAVLVQKRPSSSFVNQNAKMSSTVTATKTADLGDRPGAASQAVFDREDKFGAHNYHPLPVALARAKGVYVWDVEGKRYYDFLSAYSAVNQGHCHPKIIKAMTEQVEVLALTSRAFYSNVLGEYEEYITKLFGYDKVLPMNTGVEGGETACKLARKWGYKVKKVPENKAKIVFAEGNFWGRTLAAVSSSNDPSSYEGFGPFMPGFELVPYNDTAALEKALQDPNVCAFMVEPIQGEAGVVVPDEGYLTKVRELCTKYNVLFIADEVQTGLARTGRMLAVDYEDVKPDILILGKALSGGIYPVSAVLANDPVMLCIKPGEHGSTYGGNPLGCKVAMAALQVLIDEKLAENADRMGRKLRESLAELPKDVVSVVRGKGLLNAIVINSKFDAWEVCLRLKENGLIAKPTHGDIIRFAPPLTITEEQMDDCLRIIKDTVMAFAKGL; encoded by the exons ATGATCAAGAACGTGGACAAGGTTCAGCTGCTGAGGCAGTTCAACAAGCTGCTGGCGGCGTCCAAAGCTGGGGCTGGAGCCCGCGGACGTCCCGTGGCAGCGGTGCTGGTCCAGAAGCGACCATCTTCTTCGTTTGTCAACCAAAATG CCAAGATGTCCTCGACGGTGACCGCGACCAAAACCGCCGACCTGGGAGACCGCCCAGGAGCCGCTTCCCAAGCCGTGTTCGACCGGGAGGACAAGTTCGGGGCGCACAACTACCACCCATTGCCGGTGGCGCTTGCCCGTGCCAAGGGCGTCTACGTGTGGGACGTCGAGGGCAAGCGGTACTACGACTTCCTGAGTGCGTACTCGGCGGTAAACCAGGGCCACTGCCATCCGAAGATCATCAAGGCCATGACGGAGCAGGTCGAGGTGCTGGCGCTGACCTCGCGGGCGTTCTACTCGAACGTGCTGGGCGAGTACGAGGAGTACATTACGAAGCTGTTCGGGTACGACAAGGTTCTGCCGATGAACACCGGAGTCGAGGGAGGGGAAACGGCATGCAAGCTGGCCCGCAAGTGGGGCTACAAGGTGAAGAAGGTGCCGGAGAACAAGGCGAAGATCGTGTTCGCCGAGGGCAACTTCTGGGGTCGTACACTGGCGGCGGTTTCGTCCTCGAACGATCCGTCAAGTTATGAAGGATTTGGACCGTTCATGCCTGGGTTCGAGCTGGTTCCGTACAACGACACAGCTGCGCTGGAGAAGGCCCTGCAGGATCCGAACGTGTGCGCCTTCATGGTGGAACCGATCCAGGGTGAGGCCGGAGTGGTCGTCCCGGACGAGGGATACCTGACCAAGGTCCGCGAGCTGTGCACCAAGTACAACGTCCTGTTCATCGCCGACGAAGTCCAGACCGGACTCGCACGAACCGGTCGCATGTTGGCCGTTGACTACGAAGACGTCAAGCCGGACATCCTCATCCTGGGAAAGGCCCTCTCCGGTGGAATCTACCCCGTGTCAGCCGTCCTAGCCAACGACCCCGTCATGCTGTGCATCAAGCCCGGTGAGCATGGTTCGACCTACGGCGGAAATCCGCTCGGCTGCAAGGTGGCCATGGCCGCTCTGCAGGTTCTCATCGACGAGAAGCTCGCCGAAAATGCCGACCGCATGGGACGCAAGCTGCGTGAATCTCTGGCCGAGCTGCCCAAGGATGTCGTGTCGGTCGTTCGAGGAAAGGGTCTTTTGAACGCGATCGTCATCAACTCCAAGTTTGACGCGTGGGAAGTGTGCCTTCGGTTGAAGGAGAATGGACTGATTGCCAAGCCGACTCATGGGGATATCATTCGGTTCGCGCCGCCGTTGACGATCACCGAGGAGCAGATGGATGACTGCTTGCGGATCATTAAGGATACGGTGATGGCGTTTGCAAAGGGACTGTGA
- the LOC6035873 gene encoding ornithine aminotransferase, mitochondrial isoform X2: MSSTVTATKTADLGDRPGAASQAVFDREDKFGAHNYHPLPVALARAKGVYVWDVEGKRYYDFLSAYSAVNQGHCHPKIIKAMTEQVEVLALTSRAFYSNVLGEYEEYITKLFGYDKVLPMNTGVEGGETACKLARKWGYKVKKVPENKAKIVFAEGNFWGRTLAAVSSSNDPSSYEGFGPFMPGFELVPYNDTAALEKALQDPNVCAFMVEPIQGEAGVVVPDEGYLTKVRELCTKYNVLFIADEVQTGLARTGRMLAVDYEDVKPDILILGKALSGGIYPVSAVLANDPVMLCIKPGEHGSTYGGNPLGCKVAMAALQVLIDEKLAENADRMGRKLRESLAELPKDVVSVVRGKGLLNAIVINSKFDAWEVCLRLKENGLIAKPTHGDIIRFAPPLTITEEQMDDCLRIIKDTVMAFAKGL; encoded by the coding sequence ATGTCCTCGACGGTGACCGCGACCAAAACCGCCGACCTGGGAGACCGCCCAGGAGCCGCTTCCCAAGCCGTGTTCGACCGGGAGGACAAGTTCGGGGCGCACAACTACCACCCATTGCCGGTGGCGCTTGCCCGTGCCAAGGGCGTCTACGTGTGGGACGTCGAGGGCAAGCGGTACTACGACTTCCTGAGTGCGTACTCGGCGGTAAACCAGGGCCACTGCCATCCGAAGATCATCAAGGCCATGACGGAGCAGGTCGAGGTGCTGGCGCTGACCTCGCGGGCGTTCTACTCGAACGTGCTGGGCGAGTACGAGGAGTACATTACGAAGCTGTTCGGGTACGACAAGGTTCTGCCGATGAACACCGGAGTCGAGGGAGGGGAAACGGCATGCAAGCTGGCCCGCAAGTGGGGCTACAAGGTGAAGAAGGTGCCGGAGAACAAGGCGAAGATCGTGTTCGCCGAGGGCAACTTCTGGGGTCGTACACTGGCGGCGGTTTCGTCCTCGAACGATCCGTCAAGTTATGAAGGATTTGGACCGTTCATGCCTGGGTTCGAGCTGGTTCCGTACAACGACACAGCTGCGCTGGAGAAGGCCCTGCAGGATCCGAACGTGTGCGCCTTCATGGTGGAACCGATCCAGGGTGAGGCCGGAGTGGTCGTCCCGGACGAGGGATACCTGACCAAGGTCCGCGAGCTGTGCACCAAGTACAACGTCCTGTTCATCGCCGACGAAGTCCAGACCGGACTCGCACGAACCGGTCGCATGTTGGCCGTTGACTACGAAGACGTCAAGCCGGACATCCTCATCCTGGGAAAGGCCCTCTCCGGTGGAATCTACCCCGTGTCAGCCGTCCTAGCCAACGACCCCGTCATGCTGTGCATCAAGCCCGGTGAGCATGGTTCGACCTACGGCGGAAATCCGCTCGGCTGCAAGGTGGCCATGGCCGCTCTGCAGGTTCTCATCGACGAGAAGCTCGCCGAAAATGCCGACCGCATGGGACGCAAGCTGCGTGAATCTCTGGCCGAGCTGCCCAAGGATGTCGTGTCGGTCGTTCGAGGAAAGGGTCTTTTGAACGCGATCGTCATCAACTCCAAGTTTGACGCGTGGGAAGTGTGCCTTCGGTTGAAGGAGAATGGACTGATTGCCAAGCCGACTCATGGGGATATCATTCGGTTCGCGCCGCCGTTGACGATCACCGAGGAGCAGATGGATGACTGCTTGCGGATCATTAAGGATACGGTGATGGCGTTTGCAAAGGGACTGTGA
- the LOC6035874 gene encoding LOW QUALITY PROTEIN: lipase member H-A (The sequence of the model RefSeq protein was modified relative to this genomic sequence to represent the inferred CDS: inserted 1 base in 1 codon) — MRKTAKCWIFLALFELLKADTPIVFPEDDDYFRSSLTGRFALELDDLEYELDNEGDTLVPQILFPRDEEQNFVRLPDQNGEFEIVSRMLVHESRRNGSTFEAAKYVKFRFFARSNNYQPVELRFDQIQFLPDHHGFKMALPTKILIHGWLGSTDSEVIDPLAKEYLDQGDVNVIAVDWEKGAKTLLYPVARYRVPQVADVVAATIDKLLEFGQSSDQIGMVGHSLGAHIAGLAGKKTRQKIGYIVGLDPASPLFRVKKPHERLSADDAQYVEVIHTNGKALGFFKNIGTTXFYPNGGTSQPGCGWSLSCSHQRAVDYFKESLKAKGYFANRCADVDNLHAECSLGRVELGGFEARRLKGKPGGVYFVHTAPNKPFLRSGGTTR, encoded by the exons ATACCCCCATCGTCTTCCCGGAGGATGACGACTACTTCCGATCCTCGCTAACGGGCCGCTTCGCGCTCGAGTTGGACGATCTGGAGTACGAGCTGGACAACGAGGGCGACACGCTCGTGCCGCAGATCCTGTTCCCCCGGGACGAGGAGCAAAACTTCGTTCGGCTACCGGACCAGAACGGCGAGTTCGAGATCGTGTCGCGGATGTTGGTCCACGAGAGTCGCCGCAACGGTAGCACCTTCGAGGCGGCCAAGTACGTCAAGTTTAGGTTCTTTGCGCGGTCAAACAACTACCAGCCGGTGGAGTTGCGGTTCGATCAGATTCAGTTCCTGCCCGATCACCACGGGTTCAAGATGGCGCTGCCGACGAAGATCTTGATTCACGGCTGGTTGGGGAGTACCGATTCGGAGGTGATTGACCCGTTGGCAAAGGAGTACCTGGACCAGGGTGATGTCAACGTGATTGCCGTGGACTGGGAGAAGGGTGCCAAGACGTTGCTGTATCCGGTGGCTCGGTATCGGGTGCCGCAGGTCGCCGACGTGGTCGCGGCCACGATTGATAAGCTGCTGGAGTTTGGACAGTCGTCGGACCAGATTGGAATGGTTGGACACAGTTTGGGGGCGCACATTGCTGGGTTGGCGGGGAAGAAGACTCGTCAGAAGATTGGGTACATTGTCGGGTTGGATCCGGCTTCGCCGTTGTTTCGCGTGAAGAAACCTCACGAGAGATTGTCCGCAGATGACGCGCAGTACGTGGAGGTCATTCATACCAATGGGAAAGCGCTCGGATTCTTCAAGAATATTGGAACGA GATTTTATCCAAATGGTGGAACTTCGCAGCCGGGATGCGGGTGGAGCTTAAGCTGCAGTCACCAGAGAGCGGTGGACTACTTCAAGGAGTCTCTTAAGGCTAAAGGATACTTTGCGAATCGATGCGCCGATGTGGACAACTTGCATGCCGAATGCTCGCTGGGAAGGGTAGAGCTGGGGGGATTTGAAGCGCGACGATTGAAGGGCAAACCGGGGGGAGTGTACTTTGTTCATACGGCGCCGAATAAGCCATTTTTGAGGAGTGGAGGAACGACAAGGTAA